In one Streptomyces sp. NBC_01288 genomic region, the following are encoded:
- the pepN gene encoding aminopeptidase N: MGIRSLTRTEAERRAALVAVERYDVDVDLTALPDGPEVRAVSTVAFTCREPGAETFVDCAARVLSATLNGVELAPAEDGRIHLPGLAEHNVLRVESVQADTTAGEGVHKATDPADGEVYVWMSFEPDEARFVWACFDQPDLKAPHAFTVTAPSAWTVTSNSGDAHVEQLDAARRWTFPDTPPLSVYNTVINAGPFHEVRREADGHNLGLYSRRSLAEVLDRDADEIFTLTRQGLAFYAEAFAMPFPQRRYDQVFMPEFGGAMENYGCVTWSDAFLRRAAPTPAEHGLLARVLLHEMAHMWFGNIVTMRWWDDLWLNEAFAEFACHWAAERATRHTDAWAGHLMIGKISAYLSDQGPASHPIHQPIHDVAQASSIFDNITYPKGASVLQQLKTYVGEDDFRTGMAAYFARHAWGNTTLQDLIDTLSEVSGRDLDTWRTAWLATAGTDRFTLERDGDKVTLVAAADPRPQVLAVGAYARNGDALERRALVRVEVTETRTTITGLPPAADFLLINDDDLTFATTRPDPTTRDALFRTAAQLPTAISRGVAAATVWDMLTTGEATAAEAGRCLTSVLTVETSDAVIEPYLTLAANVAELWAPPADRAELSAAVAAACRDLAGDPGRRQVALRGLARTATTADDLAWLREQAGADVDLHWRALIREAELGGDVTAESDRLLARDPDPDAWLRALTVRAALPDAATKAEVWQQLVVDRTVPINSMGLVAASFWRPGQDELLAPYAERYLEAVPKLHLGGMILAMSYTHRLFPLHAIDASYIDQARQVSQEAVPVVRTTVLERSDEVSRMLRARGTSA; this comes from the coding sequence ATGGGGATCCGAAGCCTGACCCGCACCGAAGCCGAGCGCCGGGCCGCGCTGGTCGCGGTCGAGCGGTACGACGTCGATGTCGATCTGACCGCACTGCCCGACGGGCCGGAGGTCCGCGCCGTCTCCACCGTCGCGTTCACGTGTCGTGAGCCGGGCGCGGAGACCTTCGTGGACTGCGCGGCGCGGGTGCTGAGCGCGACGCTGAACGGGGTCGAACTCGCCCCCGCCGAGGACGGGCGGATCCACCTCCCCGGCCTCGCCGAGCACAACGTGCTGCGGGTGGAGAGCGTCCAGGCCGACACCACGGCCGGCGAGGGCGTGCACAAGGCCACGGACCCCGCCGACGGCGAGGTGTACGTGTGGATGAGCTTCGAACCGGACGAGGCCCGCTTCGTCTGGGCCTGCTTCGACCAGCCCGACCTCAAGGCCCCGCACGCCTTCACCGTCACGGCCCCGTCCGCGTGGACCGTCACCAGCAACTCCGGCGACGCACACGTCGAGCAGCTGGACGCGGCCCGCCGCTGGACCTTCCCGGACACCCCACCCCTGTCCGTGTACAACACGGTCATCAACGCAGGCCCCTTCCACGAGGTGCGCCGCGAGGCCGACGGCCACAACTTGGGCCTGTACTCCCGCCGTTCACTCGCCGAGGTGCTCGACCGCGACGCCGACGAGATCTTCACCCTCACCCGCCAGGGCCTCGCCTTCTACGCCGAGGCCTTCGCGATGCCGTTCCCGCAGCGCCGCTACGACCAGGTGTTCATGCCCGAGTTCGGCGGGGCGATGGAGAACTACGGCTGCGTGACCTGGTCCGACGCGTTCCTGCGGCGGGCCGCGCCGACCCCGGCCGAACACGGGCTGCTGGCACGGGTGTTGCTGCACGAGATGGCACACATGTGGTTCGGCAACATCGTCACCATGCGCTGGTGGGACGACCTCTGGCTGAACGAGGCGTTCGCGGAGTTCGCCTGCCACTGGGCGGCCGAGCGCGCCACCCGGCACACGGACGCGTGGGCGGGCCATCTGATGATCGGCAAGATCAGCGCGTACCTGTCCGACCAGGGCCCGGCCTCGCACCCGATCCACCAGCCCATCCACGACGTCGCCCAGGCCAGCTCGATCTTCGACAACATCACGTACCCCAAGGGCGCGTCCGTCCTCCAGCAGCTCAAGACGTACGTCGGCGAGGACGACTTCAGAACCGGCATGGCCGCCTACTTCGCCCGCCACGCCTGGGGCAACACCACACTCCAGGACCTCATCGACACCCTGTCCGAGGTCAGCGGCCGCGACCTGGACACCTGGCGCACGGCCTGGTTGGCGACGGCGGGCACCGACCGCTTCACCCTGGAGCGCGACGGCGACAAGGTCACGCTGGTGGCCGCCGCCGACCCGCGCCCGCAGGTCCTGGCGGTGGGCGCGTACGCGAGGAACGGCGACGCGCTCGAACGCCGGGCGCTGGTACGGGTCGAGGTGACGGAGACCCGCACCACGATCACCGGCCTCCCACCCGCCGCGGACTTCCTGTTGATCAACGACGACGACCTGACCTTCGCGACGACCCGCCCGGACCCGACCACCAGGGACGCCCTCTTCCGTACGGCGGCACAGTTGCCGACGGCCATCTCCCGGGGCGTGGCCGCGGCCACCGTGTGGGACATGCTGACGACCGGCGAGGCCACGGCGGCGGAGGCCGGACGGTGCCTCACCTCGGTGCTGACGGTCGAGACGTCCGACGCGGTGATCGAGCCCTATCTGACCCTCGCCGCGAACGTCGCGGAACTCTGGGCCCCGCCCGCCGACCGCGCCGAGTTGTCGGCAGCGGTGGCGGCGGCCTGTCGCGACCTCGCCGGAGACCCCGGCCGCCGTCAGGTCGCGCTGCGCGGGCTGGCCCGTACCGCGACGACCGCGGACGATCTCGCCTGGCTGCGCGAACAGGCGGGCGCCGACGTGGACCTGCACTGGCGCGCTCTGATCCGCGAGGCGGAACTGGGCGGCGACGTCACAGCGGAATCCGACCGTCTGCTCGCCCGCGACCCGGACCCCGACGCCTGGCTCCGCGCCCTCACCGTGCGGGCCGCCCTGCCCGACGCGGCGACGAAGGCGGAGGTGTGGCAGCAACTGGTCGTGGACCGTACGGTGCCCATCAACTCGATGGGCCTGGTGGCGGCGTCCTTCTGGCGCCCCGGCCAGGACGAGCTGCTGGCGCCCTACGCCGAGCGCTACTTGGAGGCTGTCCCGAAGCTGCACCTGGGCGGGATGATCCTGGCGATGAGCTACACGCACCGTCTCTTCCCGCTGCACGCCATCGACGCCTCGTACATCGACCAGGCCCGGCAGGTGTCCCAGGAGGCGGTCCCGGTGGTCCGCACGACCGTCCTGGAGCGGTCGGACGAGGTGAGCCGGATGCTCCGCGCCCGGGGCACGTCGGCCTGA
- a CDS encoding MSMEG_0570 family nitrogen starvation response protein translates to MPEMYFDVRWPDGLTQRCYSPSTIVEDYFTPGAEYALTEFVERSRTALGIAGERVREKFGFYCTGASGQLALIERTAAAYGDVTDAKVTVESLTGADGSPR, encoded by the coding sequence ATGCCCGAGATGTATTTCGATGTGCGCTGGCCCGACGGTTTGACCCAGCGCTGTTATTCACCCTCCACGATAGTCGAGGACTATTTCACCCCGGGCGCCGAATACGCGCTCACCGAATTCGTCGAACGCAGCCGTACGGCGCTCGGTATCGCCGGGGAGCGAGTACGGGAGAAGTTCGGCTTCTACTGCACCGGCGCCTCCGGCCAACTCGCCCTAATAGAACGGACGGCCGCGGCCTACGGCGACGTCACCGACGCCAAGGTCACGGTCGAGTCCCTCACCGGTGCCGACGGGAGCCCGCGATGA
- a CDS encoding MSMEG_0569 family flavin-dependent oxidoreductase: MSPATRLDGAHYSVAVVGGGQAGLSVSHELRERGIDHVVVEAHRVGHEWRERRWDSFCLVTPNWQCRLPGYPYQGDDPDGFMVRDDIVRYLEGYVAHFRPPLVEGVTVTRLRRSPGGVFELATTEGNFTADQVVTATGPYHTPSLPPMAQRLPDSVTQVHSSRYRNAAQLPPGAVLVVGTGQSGCQIAEDLHLAGRQVHLAVGSAPRVARFYRGRDCVAWLDEMGHYAKSIDDFDDAGAVRMRVNHYVTGRDGGRDIDLRAFARDGMRLYGRLTEVSGTALEFADDLKVNLDHADAVAEGIKDAVDAHITAQGIAAPDEPRYVPVWEPDDQPRELDLAQADITSVVWSTGFRRDHRWIEAPVFDGRGYPMHWRGATSVPGLYFLGLPWQHSWGSGRFEAVGRDAEFLANHIEASRRLADVCGTLTGAPTELASALPIG, from the coding sequence ATGAGCCCGGCGACACGGCTGGACGGCGCGCACTACTCGGTGGCCGTGGTGGGCGGTGGCCAGGCGGGGCTCTCCGTCAGCCACGAACTCCGCGAACGCGGCATCGACCACGTGGTCGTCGAGGCCCACCGGGTCGGACACGAGTGGCGCGAGCGCCGCTGGGACTCCTTCTGCCTGGTGACCCCCAACTGGCAGTGCAGGCTGCCCGGTTACCCCTACCAGGGTGACGATCCCGACGGCTTCATGGTGCGCGACGACATCGTGCGGTACCTGGAGGGCTACGTCGCCCACTTCCGCCCGCCGCTCGTCGAGGGCGTGACGGTCACCCGCCTGCGCCGCTCCCCGGGCGGAGTCTTCGAACTCGCCACCACTGAGGGGAACTTCACTGCCGACCAGGTGGTGACAGCGACCGGTCCTTACCACACCCCCTCCCTCCCGCCGATGGCCCAGCGCCTGCCCGACTCCGTGACCCAGGTCCACTCCTCCCGCTACCGCAACGCCGCCCAACTCCCCCCGGGCGCCGTCCTGGTGGTCGGCACCGGCCAGTCCGGCTGCCAGATAGCCGAGGACCTGCATCTCGCCGGACGACAGGTCCACCTGGCCGTCGGCAGCGCCCCGCGTGTCGCCCGCTTCTACCGCGGCCGTGACTGTGTGGCCTGGCTCGACGAGATGGGCCACTACGCGAAGAGCATCGACGACTTCGACGACGCCGGCGCGGTCCGGATGCGCGTCAACCACTACGTCACCGGACGCGACGGAGGCCGCGACATCGACCTGCGCGCCTTCGCCCGCGACGGCATGCGGCTGTACGGCCGGCTCACCGAAGTCAGCGGTACGGCACTGGAGTTCGCCGACGACCTCAAGGTGAACCTCGACCACGCGGACGCCGTGGCGGAGGGCATCAAGGATGCCGTCGACGCCCACATCACCGCCCAGGGCATCGCGGCACCGGACGAGCCCCGCTACGTACCCGTGTGGGAGCCGGACGACCAGCCCCGCGAACTCGACCTGGCCCAGGCCGACATCACGTCCGTCGTCTGGTCGACCGGGTTCCGCCGCGACCACCGCTGGATAGAGGCACCGGTCTTCGACGGCCGCGGCTACCCGATGCACTGGCGCGGCGCCACCAGCGTCCCCGGCCTGTACTTCCTCGGCCTGCCCTGGCAGCACTCGTGGGGTTCGGGGCGCTTCGAAGCGGTGGGCAGGGACGCGGAGTTCCTCGCGAACCACATCGAGGCCTCCCGCCGCCTGGCCGACGTCTGCGGCACCCTCACCGGCGCCCCCACCGAACTGGCCTCCGCCCTCCCGATCGGCTGA
- a CDS encoding alpha/beta hydrolase family protein, whose protein sequence is MPPPYAEPGRFSEHEVSLGTGPLAVPGTVSVPLGQAPGPGVVLLAGGGPFDRDETSGPNKPLKDLAWGLASRGTTVLRFDKATYAHRDVAEASDLTMTQEYVPHAVDAVDLLRSHRSVDPERVFVLGHSMGGKVAPAVAVAAPAVAGLVIMAGDTQPMHHAAVRVVSYLAAVLPGQVPSAAIGTFQRQAALVDSAELTPSTPAADLPFGLSAPYWLELRDYDPVAIATGLGKPMLILQGGRDYQVTVADDLVRWRTGLAGRPEADIRVYEADNHLFFPGAGPSTPAEYGTPQHVDPAVIADIAHWLSHGQ, encoded by the coding sequence ATGCCACCGCCCTATGCCGAGCCCGGCCGCTTCAGCGAGCACGAGGTGAGCCTCGGAACCGGCCCACTCGCGGTGCCAGGCACGGTGAGCGTCCCCCTTGGGCAGGCGCCCGGCCCCGGCGTGGTGCTGCTCGCCGGTGGTGGACCGTTCGACCGCGACGAGACCAGCGGGCCGAACAAACCGCTCAAGGACCTGGCCTGGGGGCTCGCCAGTCGCGGGACGACAGTACTGCGCTTCGACAAGGCGACCTACGCCCATCGCGATGTGGCCGAGGCATCGGACCTGACGATGACGCAGGAATACGTGCCGCATGCCGTCGACGCGGTCGACCTGCTCCGTAGCCACCGCTCGGTGGACCCCGAGCGGGTCTTCGTCCTCGGCCACAGCATGGGCGGCAAGGTCGCCCCCGCCGTCGCCGTCGCCGCACCCGCGGTGGCGGGTCTGGTGATCATGGCCGGTGACACGCAGCCGATGCACCACGCCGCTGTCCGCGTGGTCAGCTACCTCGCCGCCGTGCTTCCCGGCCAGGTCCCATCCGCGGCCATCGGGACCTTCCAGCGGCAGGCCGCCCTGGTCGACAGCGCGGAGCTCACGCCTTCGACCCCCGCAGCGGATCTGCCGTTCGGCCTGTCCGCGCCGTACTGGCTCGAACTACGTGACTACGACCCGGTCGCGATCGCGACCGGACTCGGCAAGCCGATGCTCATCCTCCAGGGAGGACGCGACTATCAGGTCACCGTCGCCGACGACCTCGTGCGATGGCGGACGGGTCTGGCCGGCCGCCCGGAAGCCGATATCCGTGTCTACGAAGCCGACAACCACCTGTTCTTCCCCGGCGCGGGACCATCGACCCCCGCCGAATACGGAACTCCGCAGCATGTCGACCCCGCCGTCATCGCCGACATCGCCCACTGGCTGAGCCACGGCCAGTGA
- a CDS encoding helix-turn-helix domain-containing protein gives MDAFELLAHPVRLRVVHAMCGGRELTTAELCDRIRDVSKATVYRHVDLLAAGGVLEVALERRVRGAVERRYRLRRDSAGINTDTVNSLSLDDHRGAFATALAVLAAEFTAYLERDTADPVADLVGYRQHAVWLSPGELHGMIDGMREAIAPHLANEPSPDRTQYLISPILFPVEAPPTETGTDNTATGGQSPGTCG, from the coding sequence ATGGATGCTTTCGAACTCTTGGCCCACCCTGTGCGGTTGCGAGTGGTTCATGCGATGTGCGGCGGCAGGGAACTGACCACCGCCGAGCTGTGCGACCGCATTCGGGACGTCTCGAAGGCCACGGTCTACCGGCACGTCGACCTGCTCGCAGCCGGTGGGGTCCTGGAAGTCGCCCTGGAGCGACGCGTGCGCGGCGCGGTCGAGCGCCGCTACCGGCTGCGCCGCGACAGTGCGGGGATCAATACGGACACGGTCAATTCGCTCTCGCTCGACGACCATCGCGGCGCGTTCGCCACCGCTCTGGCGGTCCTGGCTGCCGAATTCACCGCGTATCTCGAGCGCGACACGGCCGACCCGGTAGCCGACCTGGTCGGCTACCGGCAGCACGCCGTCTGGCTCAGCCCTGGGGAACTGCACGGGATGATCGACGGGATGCGGGAGGCGATCGCCCCCCACCTGGCCAACGAGCCATCCCCCGACCGCACGCAGTACCTGATCAGCCCGATCCTCTTCCCTGTCGAAGCGCCGCCGACCGAGACCGGCACGGACAACACCGCCACGGGCGGCCAGAGCCCGGGAACCTGTGGCTGA
- a CDS encoding MMPL family transporter — MRRWAEFVLRHRKAVVAFWGLVLVAGILLAGRTTDRLTIDFSLPGQPGTVTAHKIEDAFGSGGDTNPYLVAVTLPAGQTITGHERDVGKVFTAVGTAAPGLRVIDEANTGDKAFRTKDDRTAYALVFYRFNPSPSQKPLTDPIRAAAEKAQPAGAVIGVTGEDPLASGGDDGGGPGVLGETLLGAVGALAVLAFVFASFLALLPLLVAAVSILATFVMLLPLTYATDVSFIVQFLVALIGLGVAIDYSLLFVTRWREERDRGRDNHEAVVVAMEHAGHAIVFSGVTVAIGLLSLVVLPVPFLRSMGYGGALIPLASVLTTLTLTPAILGGIGPKVDWPKIRHENRASRFWSRWTAAVVRRRWIAAAAALAALAALVGVFLGIKIGLASSESLAKNGPAYETLQTLERGGVPTGALTPMEVLVSTDRARPVAAELAKVDGVTSVLVPTGPAGNRGGQSIVVVIPDTETVNSKSVDVVRRVKTATEHLPGVVGVAGVGAAQIDFLHAVYGNFPLMLTIIALLTYVLLVRAFRSLLLPLKAVLLNLISLAATLGLMVLFWQDGHGSNTLFGIAATGAVTFWIPIMIFAFLFGLSMDYEVFILSRIREEYDAGLSTDDAVIEGIGRTGRLVTSAALILFLAFAALASGPGTDLKTLATGLGIGILLDATVVRMLLVPSLVSLFGGWNWHLPAWAARPLRVAPSSPHPEPSGPAPTPPAG, encoded by the coding sequence ATGCGACGGTGGGCGGAATTCGTTCTTCGGCATCGCAAGGCGGTGGTGGCGTTCTGGGGTCTGGTGCTGGTCGCCGGGATCCTGCTGGCCGGTCGTACCACGGACCGGCTGACGATCGACTTCTCCCTGCCGGGCCAGCCCGGCACCGTGACCGCGCACAAGATCGAGGACGCCTTCGGCAGCGGCGGCGACACCAACCCCTATCTGGTCGCGGTCACCCTGCCGGCCGGGCAGACGATCACCGGTCACGAGAGGGACGTCGGGAAGGTGTTCACGGCCGTCGGCACGGCGGCACCGGGTCTGCGGGTGATCGACGAGGCGAACACCGGGGACAAGGCCTTCCGGACGAAGGACGACCGCACCGCCTACGCGCTGGTCTTCTACCGGTTCAACCCGTCACCCAGCCAGAAACCGCTGACCGACCCGATCCGCGCGGCGGCGGAGAAGGCCCAGCCGGCGGGCGCGGTGATCGGAGTGACCGGCGAGGACCCGCTGGCCTCCGGTGGTGACGACGGGGGCGGACCCGGGGTGCTCGGCGAGACGCTCCTCGGCGCCGTCGGCGCACTCGCCGTCCTCGCCTTCGTGTTCGCCTCCTTCCTGGCCCTGCTGCCGCTGCTCGTGGCCGCGGTGTCGATTCTCGCGACCTTCGTGATGCTGCTGCCGCTCACCTATGCCACCGACGTGTCGTTCATCGTGCAGTTCCTGGTCGCCCTGATCGGCCTGGGTGTGGCGATCGACTACTCGCTGTTGTTCGTCACCCGCTGGCGCGAGGAGCGCGACCGCGGCCGGGACAACCACGAGGCGGTCGTGGTCGCGATGGAGCACGCCGGGCACGCGATCGTGTTCAGTGGCGTCACGGTCGCCATCGGCCTGCTCTCCCTGGTCGTCCTGCCCGTCCCGTTCCTGCGCAGCATGGGATACGGCGGCGCGCTCATCCCGCTCGCGAGCGTGCTGACGACGCTCACCCTGACCCCCGCGATCCTGGGTGGCATCGGCCCGAAGGTCGACTGGCCGAAGATCCGGCACGAGAACCGGGCGAGCCGGTTCTGGAGCCGCTGGACCGCAGCCGTCGTACGGCGCCGCTGGATCGCGGCCGCCGCCGCCCTGGCCGCGCTCGCGGCCCTGGTCGGCGTCTTCCTCGGCATCAAGATCGGCCTCGCCTCCTCGGAGTCGCTGGCCAAGAACGGCCCCGCGTACGAGACCCTGCAGACCCTGGAGCGGGGCGGCGTACCGACCGGCGCGCTGACCCCGATGGAGGTCCTGGTCAGCACCGACCGAGCGAGACCTGTCGCCGCCGAGCTGGCCAAGGTCGACGGGGTGACCAGCGTGCTCGTGCCCACCGGGCCCGCGGGCAACCGGGGCGGACAGAGCATCGTCGTCGTCATCCCGGACACCGAGACGGTGAACTCGAAGAGCGTCGACGTGGTCAGACGGGTCAAGACCGCCACCGAGCACCTGCCCGGAGTCGTCGGCGTCGCCGGCGTCGGCGCGGCCCAGATCGACTTCCTGCACGCCGTCTACGGCAACTTCCCACTGATGCTCACGATCATCGCGCTGCTGACGTACGTGCTGCTCGTGCGCGCCTTCCGCTCCCTGCTGCTGCCGTTGAAGGCGGTGCTGCTGAACCTGATCTCGCTGGCGGCGACACTGGGGCTGATGGTGCTGTTCTGGCAGGACGGGCACGGCTCGAACACGCTCTTCGGCATCGCCGCGACCGGGGCCGTCACGTTCTGGATCCCGATCATGATCTTCGCGTTCCTGTTCGGACTGTCCATGGACTACGAGGTGTTCATCCTCTCCCGCATCCGGGAGGAGTACGACGCCGGCCTCTCGACCGACGACGCGGTGATCGAGGGCATCGGCCGCACCGGCCGGCTCGTCACCAGCGCCGCGCTCATCCTCTTCCTCGCCTTCGCCGCACTGGCCTCGGGACCGGGCACCGATCTCAAGACGCTGGCGACCGGCCTGGGCATCGGCATCCTGCTCGACGCGACCGTCGTGCGGATGCTCCTCGTCCCCTCCCTCGTCTCCCTGTTCGGCGGCTGGAACTGGCACCTGCCCGCCTGGGCGGCCCGCCCGCTGCGCGTGGCACCGTCCAGCCCGCACCCGGAACCGTCCGGGCCTGCGCCGACACCACCGGCGGGCTAG